The Xyrauchen texanus isolate HMW12.3.18 chromosome 33, RBS_HiC_50CHRs, whole genome shotgun sequence region CACTCTAGTGGAGACTTTGTgactttaaaattacattaagaaaacatcttgatCATTAATAGTTGTATGTTTGAAATGCTCTATGTACTGCAATTGTATTCAAAATCTATTATTATTGTCTTACATTATCACTTTATTTACAGAACCATATCAGATGTTATTTCATTATGTCCAATAAAGATCCAGGCAATATGACTCCCTATGCTGCAGTATTATTCTCAGACCCAACAGTAGCCTGATTTCTTGAAAAGATTCTTTTAAACCTTGTGCatccttcgggacatttttgtctttttatttgagttttttagCTCATTTTGGCTGTTTCCATGCCAACGGCATAAATTTTGCCAAATGTGTGTATTATACATCTATAATATACTGTgtgcacaaaatagttacactcacgaccttaaggacaaaaatattCTTATTGaaaccattaaaactgcaatatttgatcccagtgccattaaagaataaaataaagcactggcttcaaaattttaatataatatttaaatattttccacTAGATGTCGCCATTTTTCTAATGtatagcctatggagcaaatacatgcttttttcctattttctgtttgctgtactgtattatagagcactgcaggcaaAATGAAGCAGCTAAAACTGTGTGGGTGTGTtcgtatggatgtcagagtgtgatttgtatgtgtgtattgagaaatgtgtgtgtgtgtgtatgtgtgtttgtgtgtgtgtgtgtgtgtgtgtgtgtgtgtgtgtgtgtgtgtgtgtgtgtgtgtgatgtgtgagagagagcgtgtatttatcactttgtggggaccaaatgtccccatacgGATAGTAAAATCTGAAATGTTAaatgttgtggggacaatttgtcggtccccatgaggaaaacagcgtataaatcatactaaattatgttttttgaaaatgtaaaaatgcagaaagttttctgtgagggtttaggggatagaatataaagtttgtacagtaaaagcattatatctatggaaagtccccataaaacatggaaacccaatgtgtgtgtgtgtgtgtgtgtgtgtgtgtgtgtgtgtgtgtgtgtgtgtgtgtgtgtgtgtgtgtgagcgtgtatttatcactttgtggggaccaaatgtccccataaggatagtaaaacccgaaatatttgaccttgtggggacattttgtcggtccccatgaggaaaacagcttataaatcatactaaattatgttttttgaaaatgtaaaaatgcagaaagttttctgtgagggttaggtttaggggtagggttaggtttaggggatagaatataaagtttgtacagtataaaaaccattatgtctatggaaaatccccataaaacatggaaacacaacatgtgtgtgtgtgtgtgtgtgtgtgtgtgtgtgtgtgtgtgtgtgtgtgtgtgtgtgtgtgtgtgtgtgtgtgtgtgtgtgtgtgtgtgtgtgtgtgtgtgtgtgtgtgtgtgtaaaaacaacagttgcattatgtaaacaaactggaatTTAAAGTTGTTAtgttcaggactgatgttggttaaaaaaataactaattgaaagaatatataatattattatggcagttttttgacatggATATTTTTGTCcgctaaggacctctgagtaacttttgacacacaagggttaaatgagCGCATTTCATTCAGCCTCATTTGCAGCACTCTTAAAACTGATGAAAAAGTCTTCTTGATAAAAGCTCAGCCGTTAACCAGATCATGTGGGCATATTACCCCTGCAAAGATCTCCAGAAATGAAAATGATGAAAAAGAAAGTCCAGTCTCAAGACATTCCTCACAATTATGTCTAACACTTACAGAACTTTTACTGCCTGTTCTGATATATCAGTCATTCTTGTGATCTCCCATTCATGGGCTTCAAACATGATTGTAACGGGGTAaggaacttaaaacaacataaaacacaaaggcgcaaagacacacacaactaggcgtctctctctctctctctcaaactggcacctccggctcatatttatccccctcctggctgattagcccgattcagggccggCCAAAAATCCTCACTGCCCCTCCTCCTCGACACATTCCTCCATCGCCCGACTCAGGTCAGGGAAACCCCCTGCATGATTCACTCCCTTCCCTTCCTGGGGGGGGCCGACAGGTCTTTCCCACCTTTCAACAGACCTGGGAGAGAGATGTGGGGAGGTAAATTGGAGAGGAAAACAGTGCGAcagagcaacagagagagaggagagagagagaaaaacttgctcacCGGTTCCGGGACACGTTGTCGCCCGGTCCTCAAAGACTCCTCTGCCCTCTGGCAGATGGCAGCTTGCTCCTCCcccgagagcgagagagagttcTAATTTGTATCActttggacaaccttatttgtcagtgacccttttattaaataaataatgtcaaCATATTTACCTAGTAATTCCCATTGTGATTATGGATATTCCATTACAATTAATATTCCATATCTTTTCCCTCAAAGTTACCTATGTGATCAGTGTACCTTTGTTTATATGGGTTAAACCATAAGTCATCAAGCTGCCATTGTTTGATGTTACAGGCCCATAATAGTGTTGTTTAAACCCCCCTGAAAGATCATCTGGATGAAACGTCCATCACTCAGGTGTGAGTTGTTGCACCTGTGCTGAAAAATACAACAGTTGCATGCAGGTGCACGACATTTGGCCTTCCCTGCGTGCAAACTGTCCTATCCCACACAAGGGTCTGTGAGAGTTTATATTTGTGCACAGAGCTCACAGTTAGACACGTGTCTTAAAGAAGCTCCTCTTAATACCACCTGGATGGATTATTTCCATGCATCATACTCTTTATGTTGATTATAATGGGTAGTAGTTCTGGCAAAGTGTTACCCGAGTCCTCTGCTAAAAGTGGGTATTTCTGCACAATCAAATCCGTTGTGGAGTTAAGGAAAGTCAAGAAGTTGGATGGGGAAAGATGTAAACCGAATCCACACGCTTGCCTTTGGAGGTGGAGAAGTGACAACAGAGCATCTAAAGAAGGCAATTCCAAAGAAGTAACAGAACCAGTTCCTTTGGAGGAGAGGTTGAGGAATCCTAATGCAAAGTTTCGTGCAAAGTTTGATCCACGCATCACAGCAAGGTACTGATGATGCTTTGGTTGTGTTTGAAATATTATACTCCCATACTAAAAAAAAGGATTACCATACTGCATGCTAATACTTTCTGCAGTGTGCAGTATGTATACATACATGACAATTTTCCACATGCATGTAGCATAgtaaatttctgtcattattcattTGTGAAAAAAGTTGACATATGAAAAGATAGATTTGGGGAAAATATTcaattttagagaaaaaaaaatctaaaatgtattttatttgtatagatttTTTTGGTgagaaaatattataattttgtaagaaaaaattgtaatgtttgtttttaatatatttgggGGTATTtcaattttttacaattttacaattttgtatatttatatatatatatatatatagagagagagagagagagagagagagagagagagagagagagagagagagattttggggaaaaaaatattaaactttagaaaataatgtttaaatggttatttttCTATATTTGGGGGACAAATTTAAAAAACCTGGGTGGCTGCCCATGTCGCCaatgcctaaatctgccactgatgtttccatttaatttaatatttttaaagatattACATTTTTGAGAGTATTGTCAAAGCCGTTTTTCACAATGATAATCTACAATAATAAtccatttaatgtgttattgttaATGCATAATGTATactgttacacacactatttaataaaaaacagtAGGCCGTATTCAGTGTATACTCCACAGTGTACAGAACGAAGTACACTAGAATTACACTGCAAGTATAGACTTCATTAAGATTTATTTGTCAGACTGTATGGAAGAATGAAGTCATCAAACCTGTGGTGCTAATTAAAGTTATATGCTATAATGAAATGCTTTGTTGCATTTATTAGTCAACTAATGCAATGTAATCTACTTAATGCCAGCATGAAATTTCATGtatgaaattatttgaaataatgttATGTAAATTAATTGGATGTAACTTATTACAGTAGCACAATCAAGGCAGTCtcttaaatgtatctgtattctCATATCTGTGCACATGCTGTTTTGATTGGTCTATTCTAGGTATGACATCAAGGCTCTGATTGGCCGCGGCAGCTTCAGCCGTGTGGTTCGTGCCGAGCACAGACGCACACGCAAACCCTTTGCCATCAAGCTTCTCGAGGTCAGAGGTCGTGAAGGTCACGAGGCTTGTCAGGCAGAGCTCGGAATCCTGCGAAGGGTCAACCACGCCAACATCATACGCTTGGCAGAGGTGTTCGAAACACCGCATCGCGTCTATCTGGTTCTCGAGCTGGCCACAGGAGGAGAGCTCTTGGAGCGTGTGGTCGCTCGAGGAACCTTCAGAGAATGTGACGCCACCAGGGCGTTGGTGATGGTGGCCAGTGGGTTGTGTTATCTCCACACTCTGGGCGTGATTCACAGGGACCTCAAACCAGAGAACTTGTTGTACTACCACCCAGGTCAGGACTCAAGACTGATCATAACCGACTTTGGGCTTGCTTGCTGGGACAACAAGAGCTCAGATCGCAAGGAATGTGTCAAATCAAAGAGTATGACTAACGGGCATAATTACAACACTACAAGAGCTAGAATGGACAAAGTTGGGTCAAGTCATCCATGTGAGTTAGACGCTGATAGAACACCAACTTGTCTAAATCTAGGGGATGCGGCGAAGGCCAAAACTGAGAAACCAAGACCAAACTCTACTGATATTAAAAAGGCAACTCCATCACTTCAAAGCAAAGAAGACAGCTGTATCGATGGTTTCTGTTTCACAACAAGCTTTGAGAAAACTAGTGAGACTAAAGATTGGGCTCTTAGGACCCTCTGTGGAACACCAGAGTATCTGGCCCCTGAGATGTTGGCGCGGAGACCCATTAGCAGTGCTGTGGATATGTGGGCGCTGGGAGTCATAACTTATATCCTGCTAAGCGGATCTCTGCCCTTCGACCACAACAGTCGGCCACGCCTCTTCAGGGCTATTCTAAGGGGCAACTACAGTTTCCATGGCAATGTGAGTGTCATAGTCCCATTTTCTCATTGCATATAGGGAAGATTTATTTTCACGTGGGGAAGTTTTCATTAGAGGTTTCTCAAGCAGAGGTTTTGAATTGTTCCAAACACCTTGCATTCAGATATTTTGAAGTTTATTTTGAATGCCTTATGTGTTCAAATATATTTGGGGGATATAAGTGGGATATAAGCCACAATATAagtgtgttcatgtttattttctttgcatAAGTACTGATTGTGAACAATATTGCCATAATTAAAGTCCAAGACAGTCAAGATCAGGGTAATGATGGCCAAACCATCCACCAGTGCGGAGACACCTGGAAAGAACCAGCAATTTCAAACCATCCAGCCGAATGTAAACCAAAgggcaaagtgtgtgtgtgtgtgtgtgtgtgtgtgttctggaagGGTAAATCTGGTCACCACGGGCAATCTTACTGATGTGTCACCCACCCACAGAACGTCAGCTTGCATTCtctcaagtgtgtgtttgtgtttgaagtGAGAGAAGGTAATCAGAGGAGGAAAGGGGAGAGGAGATGCTCCATGGGGATTTTATCACCTTTaaactgcaaacacacacacacacacaaactctcacacgtTCCTTTATCACTTCCCTCCCCCAGAGCCGTGGAATTATAGGTGCAATACTACAGCAATAATTGCTGCACTCTTCTAAAGAAAGAACATAAACCATAAAGCTCCTTTTAATCCTGCTGCCCATCCAACACATGTaggaattattatgtttttaacattttaaaaacatgagaaCATTGTTTCTCATTGAAATCAACATAAAACAGCAATACGTCTCACGGAGAAGTCGTACAGATTCATACAACTTTTTCAACAGCCAATCAGGTGACTCGTCCTCATCAGAAATatatatactgatcagccacaaaatgacctgcctaatattgtgtaggtctccctcgagCTGCCAAAACAGaacaacccgcatctcagaatagcattcagagatgatattcttctcactacaattgtagagagcagttatctgagttaccatagactttgtcagttcaagccattctctgttgacctgtctcatcaacaaggcatttccatccacagaactgccactcactggatgttttttgttttggcaccatttggagtaaattctagacactgttgtgcatgaaaatcaacagttacagaaatactcaaaccataaATGTGGataatgaggacatttctagtgtccccataattcaaatcgcttaaaaaaacatttttgaaaatgtaaaatgcagaaagtgttttgttagggttaggtttaagggttggaGTTAGGGGACAGAATccatagtttgtacagtataaaaatcattatgtttatggagagtcctcataaggatagccgcaccaacaattgtgtgtgtgtgtgtgtgtgtgtgtgtgtgtgtgtgtgtgtgtgtgtgtgtgcatgctcattcacatacatacaaatgcacacacacacacacacactacctttttactccaatgccgaaaagcagtgcatcctccgttgctagttctaacgtgACATAGCAATGAAGGCTTGAGCTTTATCAAAGCTAGacacacttgatcaatacaacagttttatATTATCTGAAGTATCTGTGGGAAACTCTCTCACGCTCCCCCTTCCCCTCTCTTAAGCTCTCTCACACGTGGACACACATACATTATTTGCATTACGCACACACTTAATCCAGAGCGAGAAATAGAGCCGTCATGTCAGTCACCGGCATCTCAGTGGGGTTAAATacagttgttaaggtttacaCTGGAAATATGGTGAAActgctgctgctgagaagtgcttaaacttacatcttggcgATTTTAaagcgatgttacttctgacgaAAGCTGCAACAAATAAAGTTAATCCAACAGGCGATCTCTCAGTTTCTGAGCTTCTCTTTTTCGACCCCCTTAaaatcaaactcacacacaaactcttacACATAAGCCCAAACACACTAActtgttactccagtaagtgctccatCCTCCttgaaggcttgagctgtatcaaagcaaGAATCTGTGgcaaaagaaagtagttccactaacaagagcgttttagggaaGAAAACCAGAAAATATCTTGAGATAAAACTCTGAACGATGTATTAAGCTGTGGTAACCGTGCTATAAGCAGAATAATCGATGAaggaccattgaattattgacTGTCTGTCATCAATGATtcctttcatatatatatatatatatatcatatatataactcagcaaataaagaaacgtcctctcactttcacttgcaagttcctggacatttctgggggggaatggccctagtcctcaccctccgatcagACGGGTCCCATACatactcaatgggattgagatctgggatcTTCGTTGactatggcagaacactgacattcctgtcttgcaggaaatcatgcacagaacgagcagtatggctggtggcattgtcatgctggagggtcatgtcaggatgagtctgatggaagggtaccacatgagggaggaggatgactTCCATGTAATGCACAGCGTTACCCACATATCAtcacagatatatatatttaaccacatGAATACATAATCACTTCTGCAGGACGGAATGATAGATTGAAGCGCAGAGCACACCAGAGTTAGTCGTTCAGCTCCTGCTATGTTTTAATGGTGTccgatttttttctcttttctttgaaaaaattaGTCGAAAGGAATTTTTACTTCAAGTTGTGATAGACCACAGCAAGACTAAATGGGCTTGAAATTTTTCCTGTAAAAACCTGTCTCTcaaactctttctttctttttgtctgtgtgtgtgtgtgaatgaaacCTGCTCTTTAAATTCCATCCATCAGCAACAGTCTTGCGATTGTCAATTTCATGGCTGATTAATTGTCATTattggatatgtgtgtgtgtgtgtgtgtgtgtgtgtgtgtgtgtgtgtgtgtgtgtgtgtgtgtgtgtgcgtgtatgtgtgtatgtgtgcacgtgtgtgtgtgggtgactCATAACTTGTggccccataaggatagtaaaacacgaaatgtttgaccttgtggggacattttgtcggtccccatgaggaaaacagcttataaatcatactaaattatgtttttgaaatgtataaaatgcagaaggttttctgtgagggttaggtttaggggtagggttaggtttaggggatagaatataaagtttgtacagtataaaaaccattatgtctatggaaagtccccataaaacatggaaacacaacatttgtgtgtgtgtgtgtgtgtgtgtgtagagagagagagagagagagagagagagagagactgtggtTTTAAATGAGGCCAAAGCTTTTGCTCATTGGTTCTGtgtgtagggcaaaggtaaaacacTTCAATAGTTTATGCAAGAACCAT contains the following coding sequences:
- the si:ch211-27e6.1 gene encoding serine/threonine-protein kinase H1 homolog; translated protein: MGSSSGKVLPESSAKSGYFCTIKSVVELRKVKKLDGERCKPNPHACLWRWRSDNRASKEGNSKEVTEPVPLEERLRNPNAKFRAKFDPRITARYDIKALIGRGSFSRVVRAEHRRTRKPFAIKLLEVRGREGHEACQAELGILRRVNHANIIRLAEVFETPHRVYLVLELATGGELLERVVARGTFRECDATRALVMVASGLCYLHTLGVIHRDLKPENLLYYHPGQDSRLIITDFGLACWDNKSSDRKECKTSETKDWALRTLCGTPEYLAPEMLARRPISSAVDMWALGVITYILLSGSLPFDHNSRPRLFRAILRGNYSFHGNPWNSVSTLAKSFIERLLTLDPNDRMTAEDALKHPWLVSMAASSSNKNLHRSISRNLQQRASQASSRCPSSSSAPGSKIAMRSGSRPGSGPRLGVGDRSQCSLKIAT